The Methanofervidicoccus sp. A16 genome has a segment encoding these proteins:
- the carB gene encoding carbamoyl-phosphate synthase large subunit has product MKREDIERVMILGSGPIVIGQAAEFDYSGSQACKSLREEGIYTILVNSNPASIQTDKGIADKVYLEPLDVNIVEKIIEKERPDAILPTMGGQTALNLAMELHSRGILEKYDVELLGSRIKTIETCEDRDLFKKAMDEIGEPTTKCYAVNSFEEALDAVSKLGYPVIVRPAFTLGGTGGGIAHNEEELKRIVERGLTYSLINQVLIDESVLGWREYEYEVMRDSKDNCIVVCHIENIDPMGIHTGESIVTAPSQTLSDEMHQILRNASLNVIRHLSIEGGCNIQFAVNEDMTEYRVIEVNPRVSRSSALASKATGYPIAKIAAKIAIGMTLDEIMNDITKETPAVFEPTIDYVVVKIPRWPFDKFRTVDKTLGTSMKSTGEVMAIGRTFEEALQKAIRSLDIGRNGIIGDGKEKGYSNEEIEYLLKNPTDERIFVIAEALDRGWTVSEISELTSIHPFFIEKIKKIVDMKKRLEYLANLV; this is encoded by the coding sequence TTGAAGAGGGAGGATATTGAGCGTGTGATGATATTAGGATCTGGTCCTATTGTAATCGGTCAGGCTGCAGAGTTTGATTACTCAGGTTCCCAGGCCTGTAAATCCCTAAGGGAGGAGGGAATATACACTATCTTAGTAAATTCCAACCCTGCCTCCATCCAGACAGATAAAGGTATTGCCGATAAAGTTTATCTGGAACCCTTGGATGTGAATATTGTAGAGAAGATCATAGAGAAGGAGAGGCCCGATGCTATACTTCCAACTATGGGGGGGCAAACTGCCTTAAACTTGGCGATGGAACTACACAGTAGAGGTATCTTGGAGAAGTACGACGTGGAACTCCTAGGTTCAAGGATTAAAACCATAGAAACCTGTGAAGACAGGGATCTATTTAAGAAGGCGATGGATGAGATAGGAGAACCTACAACTAAATGTTATGCTGTAAATTCCTTCGAGGAGGCGTTAGATGCAGTATCTAAGTTAGGTTATCCTGTGATTGTAAGGCCTGCCTTTACCTTGGGAGGTACTGGAGGGGGGATAGCCCATAACGAGGAGGAGTTGAAGAGGATAGTGGAGAGGGGATTAACGTATTCCTTAATAAATCAGGTGTTAATAGACGAGAGTGTCCTTGGATGGAGGGAGTACGAGTACGAGGTTATGAGGGACAGTAAGGACAACTGTATCGTAGTATGTCACATAGAGAACATAGATCCCATGGGGATACATACGGGAGAGAGTATAGTCACTGCACCATCCCAGACACTCAGCGATGAGATGCACCAGATACTGAGAAACGCCTCTCTGAATGTTATCAGACACCTCTCCATAGAGGGAGGTTGTAATATACAGTTTGCAGTTAATGAGGATATGACAGAGTACAGGGTTATAGAGGTTAATCCCAGGGTGAGTAGAAGTTCTGCATTAGCAAGTAAGGCAACAGGGTATCCCATTGCAAAGATAGCAGCGAAGATAGCGATAGGGATGACACTAGATGAAATTATGAACGATATAACTAAGGAGACACCTGCAGTCTTCGAGCCTACAATAGACTACGTAGTTGTAAAGATCCCAAGGTGGCCCTTTGACAAGTTTAGAACTGTGGATAAAACTTTGGGAACCTCTATGAAATCCACTGGAGAGGTTATGGCGATAGGTAGAACCTTCGAGGAGGCACTCCAGAAGGCTATTAGAAGTTTAGATATTGGAAGGAATGGTATTATTGGAGATGGGAAGGAGAAGGGATACAGCAACGAGGAGATAGAGTATCTACTGAAGAATCCAACAGATGAGAGGATCTTCGTAATTGCAGAGGCATTAGATAGAGGTTGGACAGTCTCAGAGATATCTGAATTAACCTCTATACATCCCTTCTTTATAGAGAAGATTAAGAAGATCGTGGATATGAAGAAGAGGTTGGAATATCTGGCGAATCTGGTATAG
- the carB gene encoding carbamoyl-phosphate synthase large subunit: protein MDRDSLKEILLECKMLGFSDKQIAHLLKKDEMEIRGLRKELNILPVYKMVDTCAAEFEAKTPYFYSCYEQLFYEEQNESIPSKRDKVIILGSGPIRIGQGVEFDYSTVHAVWALKEMGIEAIIINNNPETVSTDYDTSDKLYFEPLTFEEVMNVIENESRDGNLLGVIVQFGGQTAINLAMELYRKTDVKILGTSPQSIHLAEDREEFSKFLKRLGIPQPEGATVYNEKEAIEVAREIGYPVLVRPSYVLGGRAMEIVYSEEELRDYIREAVKVSPEHPILIDKFLEDAIEVDVDAVCDGEDVFIGGIMEHIEEAGVHSGDSACVLPPQNLSEEIVKKIVEYTVKISKGLGVIGLINIQFAIKDDTVYVLEANPRASRTVPYVSKSIGIPLAKIATRVIMGEKLRDMGYVGLARSKYVSVKEAVFPFQKLPGVDPVLGPEMKSTGEAIGIDVDFGKAYYKAQLSANMKLPTSGTVFISLKDRDKKYAPYIAKRFKELGFNIAATRGTAEVIRREGIEVKVVKKISEGSTGNILQLIQKGEIDLIINTASGGKAKSEGYYIRRAAVEFNIPYITTIRGALSTIEAIKAVKEGSIGVYSLDEIESTIERIEIEDDE, encoded by the coding sequence ATAGATAGAGATTCACTTAAGGAGATACTTCTAGAGTGTAAAATGTTGGGATTCTCAGATAAACAGATTGCCCATTTACTAAAAAAAGATGAGATGGAGATCAGGGGATTAAGAAAGGAACTAAACATCCTTCCTGTATACAAGATGGTAGATACCTGTGCAGCAGAGTTTGAGGCTAAAACTCCTTACTTCTACTCCTGTTATGAGCAGTTGTTCTACGAGGAGCAGAACGAGAGTATTCCATCGAAGAGGGACAAGGTAATTATCTTAGGTTCTGGTCCTATCAGGATAGGGCAGGGGGTGGAGTTTGACTACTCTACAGTTCATGCAGTATGGGCACTGAAGGAGATGGGTATAGAGGCTATAATAATAAACAACAACCCTGAGACTGTCTCCACAGATTACGATACCTCAGATAAACTCTACTTCGAGCCCTTAACATTTGAGGAGGTAATGAACGTTATTGAAAACGAGAGTAGGGATGGGAACCTCTTAGGTGTTATAGTGCAGTTTGGAGGGCAGACCGCCATAAATCTCGCTATGGAGTTGTACCGTAAGACAGATGTGAAGATCCTGGGAACCTCCCCTCAATCAATACACCTGGCAGAGGATAGGGAGGAGTTCTCGAAATTTTTAAAGAGACTGGGAATACCACAACCAGAGGGTGCTACAGTATATAACGAGAAGGAGGCTATAGAGGTTGCAAGGGAGATAGGTTATCCTGTCCTCGTCAGGCCCTCCTATGTACTGGGAGGTAGGGCTATGGAGATAGTGTATAGTGAGGAGGAGTTGAGGGACTACATAAGGGAGGCAGTTAAGGTATCTCCAGAGCACCCTATACTGATAGACAAGTTCTTGGAGGATGCCATAGAGGTAGATGTAGATGCGGTATGTGATGGGGAAGACGTATTCATAGGGGGTATAATGGAACATATAGAGGAGGCAGGGGTGCACAGTGGAGACAGTGCCTGTGTATTGCCACCTCAGAACCTCTCCGAGGAGATCGTAAAGAAGATAGTAGAATATACTGTGAAGATAAGTAAGGGGTTGGGAGTAATTGGACTGATAAACATCCAATTTGCAATCAAGGATGATACCGTCTATGTACTGGAGGCTAATCCCAGGGCAAGTAGAACTGTGCCCTACGTAAGTAAATCCATAGGGATACCTCTGGCTAAAATCGCCACAAGGGTTATAATGGGGGAGAAACTGAGGGATATGGGATATGTGGGTCTTGCAAGGAGTAAGTACGTAAGTGTAAAGGAGGCAGTATTTCCATTCCAGAAGTTACCTGGAGTGGATCCTGTCCTAGGGCCAGAGATGAAATCCACTGGAGAAGCGATAGGTATAGATGTAGATTTTGGTAAGGCATATTATAAAGCACAACTCTCTGCAAATATGAAACTTCCAACCTCTGGGACAGTGTTCATCAGTTTGAAAGATAGGGATAAAAAGTATGCACCATATATTGCCAAGAGGTTTAAGGAGTTAGGCTTTAATATAGCAGCTACTAGAGGTACTGCAGAGGTGATTAGAAGGGAAGGAATAGAGGTTAAGGTAGTTAAGAAGATATCTGAGGGCTCCACAGGTAATATACTCCAGTTGATCCAGAAGGGGGAGATAGATCTAATTATAAATACAGCCTCTGGAGGTAAGGCTAAATCTGAGGGATACTACATAAGGAGGGCTGCAGTGGAGTTTAATATACCATACATTACCACCATAAGAGGAGCACTTTCCACTATTGAGGCTATAAAAGCTGTTAAGGAAGGAAGTATTGGTGTTTATTCCCTGGATGAAATTGAAAGTACTATAGAGAGGATAGAAATAGAAGATGACGAATAA
- a CDS encoding 30S ribosomal protein S8e, producing MGVWQGGSKRKPSGGKYKLVVKKRKREMGREPTETLLADEVRIKIIRTRGGNRKVRLLRTNYANVMDPKKGVCKKVAILNVVESEANKHYIRRNIITKGAIIETEIGKAKVTSRPGQDGVVNAVLIE from the coding sequence ATGGGAGTATGGCAGGGCGGAAGTAAGAGAAAACCCTCAGGAGGTAAGTATAAGTTAGTTGTTAAAAAACGTAAAAGAGAGATGGGTAGAGAACCTACAGAGACACTCTTAGCAGATGAGGTTAGAATAAAAATAATAAGAACAAGAGGAGGAAATAGGAAAGTTAGACTATTGAGAACAAACTACGCCAATGTAATGGATCCTAAAAAAGGTGTATGTAAAAAGGTAGCAATACTGAATGTAGTAGAAAGCGAGGCTAACAAACACTATATTAGAAGAAACATTATTACAAAGGGAGCTATTATTGAAACTGAGATTGGTAAGGCAAAGGTTACATCAAGACCTGGACAAGATGGAGTAGTTAATGCAGTTCTTATAGAATAA
- a CDS encoding Xaa-Pro peptidase family protein, translating into MDKIKTFLEYLEENNVKKCVLLNRENINYFLERYPPHYSLLTFDVENERVVLHLSKLEYRSFQGYRDERIEVSLMENVKDIIKGCDGVEETFPLRYMKYISQDYKIISKKLMEMRSIKTEREIEFIKRASKISKKALEYGIDCLNKEGITEMELAGEIEYMMKKMGSIKPAFDSIVLSDRKTTLPHGMPSEDEIKNIVLIDIGAVYRGYCSDITRTIILKENRRYREVYQLVSDVKEEVEDHLREGTSIRELDKLARESMGEYKKYFIHSLGHGVGVNVHEEPSISSKAEENLTLKKNMVITIEPGIYLEDFGVRIEDLYLIKKDGFKRL; encoded by the coding sequence GTGGATAAGATAAAAACTTTTTTAGAGTACTTAGAGGAGAATAATGTAAAGAAGTGTGTCCTGTTAAATAGGGAAAATATAAACTACTTCTTAGAAAGATATCCCCCCCACTATTCCCTTCTAACTTTCGATGTGGAAAATGAAAGAGTTGTACTTCATCTTTCAAAGTTGGAGTATAGGAGTTTTCAGGGATATAGGGATGAAAGGATAGAGGTTTCCTTAATGGAAAATGTAAAGGACATAATTAAAGGATGTGATGGTGTTGAAGAAACGTTTCCATTGAGGTATATGAAGTACATCTCTCAAGACTACAAAATAATTTCTAAGAAGTTAATGGAGATGAGAAGTATAAAGACAGAGAGGGAGATAGAGTTTATTAAGAGGGCATCTAAGATTAGTAAAAAGGCGTTGGAATATGGTATCGACTGTCTAAATAAAGAGGGCATTACTGAGATGGAGTTGGCAGGGGAGATAGAATATATGATGAAAAAGATGGGTAGTATAAAACCAGCCTTTGACTCCATAGTACTATCAGATAGGAAAACAACACTCCCCCATGGCATGCCCTCTGAGGATGAAATTAAAAATATAGTGTTAATAGATATTGGAGCAGTTTATAGAGGGTACTGTTCAGATATTACAAGGACGATAATTCTGAAGGAGAATAGGAGGTATAGGGAAGTTTATCAGTTAGTTAGTGATGTAAAGGAGGAGGTGGAGGATCATCTTAGAGAGGGTACCTCAATAAGGGAGTTGGACAAATTAGCAAGGGAGTCTATGGGTGAATATAAGAAGTACTTTATACACTCTCTAGGACATGGTGTAGGAGTAAATGTCCACGAGGAGCCCTCTATAAGTTCAAAGGCAGAGGAAAACTTAACCTTAAAGAAAAACATGGTAATAACTATTGAGCCAGGTATATACCTGGAGGATTTTGGTGTTAGGATAGAGGATCTATATCTTATAAAAAAGGATGGATTTAAAAGATTATAA
- a CDS encoding pyridoxal phosphate-dependent aminotransferase, protein MRMDIVHEGVNELTYEIREIVDVAKKVESYGIEITWENIGDPIIKGEKVPQWIKEIISETVMEDDSYLYCPTKGLLETREFLAEENNKKNGVQITPEDIIFFNGLGDAITKIYGLLKKETRIIGPSPAYPTHSSAEGLHARCHPLTYITDERNNWYPDLDDLRNKVKYNPVVSGILVINPGNPTSGVYPKKVLDEIVDIANEYDLFILCDEIYHNLVYNGKKHIYLSEVIDDVCGISLKGISKEFPWPGARCGWIEVYNADRDEVFKKYIEGICKFKMIEVCSTTLPQKVIPKVMSDPRFQKYLEERREYYQWASNIAYRRLKSIDGLVVNKTCGAFYMGVVFERDYLNGNHLEVENRELRRYIERVSEGKPEDMRFTYYLLASTGICVVPLSSFNSHLYGFRSTLLEKDREKLKWIYDTLGEKIEEFLNSKR, encoded by the coding sequence ATGAGGATGGATATAGTACACGAGGGTGTCAATGAGTTAACCTATGAAATAAGGGAAATTGTAGATGTTGCAAAAAAGGTTGAAAGTTATGGGATTGAAATCACCTGGGAGAATATTGGAGATCCTATAATAAAGGGAGAGAAAGTACCTCAATGGATAAAGGAGATTATTTCAGAGACTGTGATGGAGGATGACTCTTATCTCTACTGTCCAACTAAAGGACTTTTAGAGACTAGGGAATTTCTGGCAGAGGAGAACAACAAAAAGAATGGTGTTCAGATAACTCCCGAAGATATTATCTTCTTCAACGGCCTTGGAGACGCCATTACAAAGATATACGGACTGTTGAAAAAGGAAACTAGGATTATTGGACCCTCTCCTGCCTATCCTACTCACTCCTCTGCAGAGGGCCTACATGCTAGATGTCATCCTTTAACCTATATAACAGATGAGAGGAACAACTGGTATCCAGATCTAGACGACCTTAGAAATAAGGTTAAGTACAACCCTGTAGTATCTGGAATACTGGTGATAAACCCAGGTAATCCTACAAGTGGAGTTTATCCAAAGAAGGTACTAGATGAGATAGTAGATATTGCCAACGAGTACGACCTTTTTATACTATGTGATGAGATATATCACAACTTGGTATACAACGGTAAGAAACACATCTATCTATCTGAGGTTATAGATGATGTCTGTGGAATATCTCTAAAGGGAATATCCAAGGAGTTTCCCTGGCCAGGTGCAAGATGTGGCTGGATAGAGGTGTACAACGCCGATAGGGATGAGGTATTTAAAAAGTACATTGAAGGTATATGTAAATTTAAGATGATAGAGGTGTGTTCCACTACATTGCCTCAAAAGGTGATACCAAAGGTTATGAGTGATCCAAGGTTTCAGAAGTACTTGGAGGAGAGGAGAGAGTACTATCAATGGGCCTCCAACATTGCATATCGGAGGTTAAAGTCTATTGATGGCCTTGTTGTAAATAAAACCTGTGGAGCCTTCTATATGGGAGTGGTATTTGAGAGGGATTACTTAAATGGCAATCATCTCGAAGTGGAGAATAGGGAACTTAGAAGGTACATAGAGAGGGTTTCAGAGGGAAAACCTGAAGATATGAGATTTACCTACTATCTCCTGGCATCCACTGGTATCTGTGTAGTACCTTTATCCTCTTTCAACAGTCATCTCTATGGATTTAGATCCACACTCTTGGAGAAAGATAGGGAAAAACTAAAGTGGATATACGATACCCTTGGAGAGAAGATAGAGGAGTTTCTAAATTCTAAAAGATAA
- a CDS encoding tRNA uridine(34) 5-carboxymethylaminomethyl modification radical SAM/GNAT enzyme Elp3: MEVQKIDQNTYRNFIRCIIKNLLEKKDILKNLPPKKKKQKIEDIKRECIRKFQLDIGFPPNSEIIRYATEEEKKELIPILRKKPVRTISGVAVVAVMTSPEKCPHGKCIFCPGGVESVFGDVPQSYTGREPATMRGLMYNFDPYVQTKERIRQLEKIGHPTDKIELIIMGGTFPARDIEYQDNFIKGCLDALNERPSSTLEEAQRINETAKHRCVALTVETRPDYCGEREINQMLKLGTTRVELGVQTIYNHILEYVERGHTVEDTIRATQLLKDSGLKVSYHIMPGLPGSTIEMDKKVFREIFENPDFRPDLVKIYPCLVIEGTKLYKLWKEGKFKPMREEEAVDIIVYAKSIMPKWVRTSRIQRDIPATVIVDGVKKSNLGELVYKTLEKSGIRCRCIRCREVGHVIYKKGIYPDPENIKLCREDYSASGGHEIFLSYEDVKKDILIGYLRLRIPYKPFRPEIDDKTALVRQLHVCGQEQALFEESYKEEEILWQHRGYGRALLREAERIAREEFQMKKILVTSGIGAREYYRKLGYRRIGPYMGKELE; the protein is encoded by the coding sequence ATGGAGGTACAAAAAATAGATCAGAACACATACAGGAATTTTATAAGATGTATAATTAAAAATTTACTGGAAAAAAAGGATATTTTAAAAAATCTACCTCCTAAGAAGAAGAAGCAGAAGATAGAGGACATTAAAAGGGAGTGTATAAGGAAGTTCCAACTGGATATAGGTTTTCCACCAAATTCAGAGATCATAAGGTATGCAACAGAAGAAGAAAAGAAGGAGTTAATACCTATCCTAAGGAAGAAACCTGTTAGAACCATTTCAGGTGTGGCAGTTGTGGCTGTTATGACATCTCCCGAGAAATGTCCTCATGGTAAGTGTATCTTCTGCCCAGGAGGTGTAGAGAGTGTATTTGGAGACGTACCTCAGAGTTATACAGGTAGGGAGCCTGCTACTATGAGGGGCCTCATGTACAACTTCGATCCCTACGTCCAAACTAAGGAGAGGATAAGACAACTGGAAAAGATAGGACATCCTACTGATAAGATCGAACTTATCATCATGGGGGGGACGTTTCCAGCGAGGGATATTGAGTACCAGGACAACTTTATAAAGGGATGTCTAGATGCCCTAAACGAGAGGCCCTCTAGTACCCTTGAGGAGGCACAGAGAATAAATGAAACTGCTAAACATAGGTGTGTGGCCCTTACAGTGGAGACTAGACCTGACTACTGTGGTGAGAGGGAGATAAATCAGATGCTCAAGTTAGGTACTACCAGGGTGGAGTTGGGAGTTCAAACTATATACAACCATATCTTGGAGTACGTTGAAAGGGGACATACAGTTGAGGATACTATAAGGGCAACACAACTTTTAAAGGACAGTGGTTTAAAGGTCTCCTACCATATTATGCCAGGTCTTCCAGGTTCCACGATAGAGATGGATAAGAAGGTATTTAGGGAGATATTCGAGAATCCTGATTTCAGGCCCGATCTTGTGAAGATCTACCCATGTCTCGTAATAGAGGGGACAAAACTCTATAAACTCTGGAAGGAGGGGAAGTTTAAACCTATGAGGGAGGAGGAGGCTGTAGATATCATAGTGTATGCAAAGTCCATAATGCCAAAGTGGGTTAGGACGTCCAGGATACAGAGGGATATTCCGGCAACTGTTATTGTAGATGGTGTTAAGAAGAGCAACTTAGGGGAGTTGGTGTATAAAACCTTGGAAAAATCCGGTATAAGGTGTAGGTGTATCAGGTGTAGAGAGGTTGGACATGTGATATACAAGAAGGGCATATATCCAGATCCTGAGAATATAAAACTCTGTAGGGAGGATTACAGTGCAAGTGGGGGACATGAGATATTCCTATCCTACGAGGACGTTAAGAAGGATATTCTTATAGGATATTTAAGGTTGAGGATACCCTATAAACCATTTAGGCCGGAGATAGACGATAAAACTGCATTAGTTAGACAGTTACATGTATGTGGTCAGGAGCAGGCACTATTTGAAGAGAGTTATAAGGAGGAAGAAATATTGTGGCAACATAGAGGTTACGGTAGAGCCCTACTTAGGGAGGCTGAGAGGATAGCGAGGGAGGAGTTCCAGATGAAGAAGATACTTGTTACAAGTGGTATAGGTGCAAGGGAGTACTATAGGAAGTTAGGGTATAGAAGGATAGGCCCTTACATGGGAAAGGAGTTGGAATAA
- a CDS encoding DDE-type integrase/transposase/recombinase — protein sequence MLRVKDIIKELKIFKRNKIPIEIKTLAIATYIQTSSVRRTARILSEIYPVSKTSVWNWINKFKEELSITTEERERDLIAVDETVVKGGGKHYYVYSAVDVERNELILMRVYTIRNHLITRSFVKKVLKYCRGEPKFLIDKAPWLISALKSLNLNFEHQTFGRGSLIESVFSSLKQRVKIFFCSINAKNPVRNWNFFCRLFVLYYNKLRWCLC from the coding sequence ATGCTAAGAGTAAAAGATATTATAAAGGAATTAAAAATCTTTAAGAGGAACAAAATACCTATAGAAATTAAAACACTCGCCATTGCAACCTACATTCAGACATCTTCAGTAAGAAGAACTGCCAGAATTCTTTCAGAGATTTATCCAGTCTCAAAAACATCAGTTTGGAACTGGATAAATAAGTTTAAAGAAGAATTATCCATTACAACAGAGGAAAGAGAAAGAGATCTAATAGCGGTGGATGAAACTGTTGTTAAAGGTGGCGGGAAGCACTATTACGTTTATTCAGCTGTAGATGTTGAGAGGAATGAATTAATTTTAATGAGAGTCTATACAATAAGGAATCATCTAATTACGAGGTCCTTTGTAAAGAAAGTACTGAAGTACTGTAGGGGTGAGCCTAAATTCCTTATAGATAAAGCCCCATGGCTAATTAGTGCTCTAAAAAGTCTTAATTTAAACTTTGAACATCAGACCTTTGGGCGGGGGAGTTTGATAGAATCGGTGTTTTCTTCTCTGAAGCAGAGGGTAAAGATCTTTTTCTGCTCTATTAATGCTAAAAATCCTGTTAGAAACTGGAACTTCTTTTGTAGGTTATTTGTTCTGTATTATAATAAACTAAGGTGGTGTTTATGTTAA
- a CDS encoding DUF4129 domain-containing protein, with protein MRKVFLIFLILLPTITGAQFGEDEIIYHYFQGLIDKGHESLQNLTYNRKGEEISAEVFNVTENLEKYDIDHKLLEISPSFKTFLKSLNNIVLNYNRMIDHRNIENSQNFSIFKVSLKNVLENIAILNRSLDEIDNITLRDDKENILRFNTTNIRKDIDEILKNIKKYSKKLEYIEPEKRGFFVYVDKDTVYLNSKVRVYGYVNYGHDLHSIILIHNNKRYVVEVKNNSFSKDIYIKTLGDHIIYGISSFGSSNKVVVKCLKIPTYIEVYPRDNLTAHLEEEINLEVHLYDYYGHPLENRTVYIKYLNGEFRYNTPLNLRFKLDDRYIEYVNRSVPVDIIFKGDNVYNFSEKRCYIKILKIPTYITANYDNGYIVGNLYDFKNNPLDNKKIYLTVGNNTYSTTTENGSFRFQISKFKEGRITFKGDRKYASSSKELSYGSILGGLWSSSDIYPLLFLIFVIVLPFTIFKIYKERYKLDNKTEKREEQKYLDRNTKLDILHRFYKLVENKMFREAVIFAYQLFIRSLNIKRSYTPREICKVYREIPGIKTITEIFERIYYGDIPPTKKDVEEYERFLREKEGN; from the coding sequence ATGAGGAAAGTATTTCTAATTTTTCTAATACTTCTCCCCACCATTACAGGAGCCCAGTTTGGAGAGGATGAGATAATCTATCATTACTTCCAGGGTCTTATAGATAAAGGACATGAAAGTCTCCAAAATCTTACCTATAACAGAAAGGGAGAGGAAATATCAGCAGAAGTTTTTAACGTTACAGAAAATCTAGAGAAGTATGATATAGACCATAAACTTTTGGAGATATCACCATCTTTTAAAACTTTTTTAAAATCCCTCAATAACATTGTACTAAATTACAACAGGATGATAGACCATAGAAATATTGAAAATTCTCAAAATTTTTCTATTTTTAAAGTTTCTTTAAAAAATGTGTTGGAAAATATAGCTATTCTAAATAGGTCCTTGGATGAAATAGATAACATAACGTTAAGAGATGACAAAGAGAATATATTGAGATTCAACACTACAAATATCAGGAAAGATATAGATGAGATATTAAAAAATATAAAGAAATATTCAAAAAAATTAGAATATATAGAACCTGAAAAAAGAGGGTTCTTTGTATATGTTGATAAAGATACTGTCTATCTAAACTCTAAGGTAAGAGTATATGGATATGTTAACTATGGTCATGATCTACATTCTATAATTCTCATTCACAATAATAAACGTTATGTGGTAGAGGTAAAAAATAACAGTTTTTCAAAGGATATCTATATAAAAACTCTAGGAGATCATATTATCTATGGAATCTCTTCCTTTGGATCCTCCAATAAGGTAGTAGTGAAATGTCTAAAGATTCCAACATATATAGAGGTTTATCCTAGAGATAACTTAACAGCACATCTTGAAGAAGAGATCAATTTAGAAGTGCACCTTTACGACTACTACGGTCATCCTTTGGAAAATAGAACTGTGTATATAAAGTATCTAAATGGGGAGTTTAGGTATAACACTCCTTTAAATCTAAGGTTTAAGTTAGACGATAGGTATATTGAATATGTTAACAGATCTGTACCTGTAGATATAATATTTAAGGGAGACAATGTCTACAACTTCTCTGAAAAGAGATGTTATATAAAAATTTTGAAGATCCCCACATATATAACTGCAAATTACGATAATGGCTATATTGTAGGTAATCTCTACGATTTTAAAAATAATCCTCTAGATAACAAAAAGATATACTTAACTGTTGGTAATAATACCTACAGTACCACAACAGAAAATGGTAGTTTTAGATTCCAAATTTCTAAATTTAAGGAAGGCCGTATTACATTTAAAGGAGACAGGAAATACGCCTCTTCCTCTAAAGAGTTGTCGTATGGGAGTATATTAGGAGGCTTATGGAGTTCCTCAGACATTTATCCATTATTATTCCTTATTTTTGTTATTGTCCTACCATTTACTATATTTAAAATATATAAAGAAAGATATAAGTTAGATAATAAAACTGAAAAAAGAGAAGAACAGAAATACTTAGATAGAAATACTAAGTTGGACATACTCCATAGATTTTACAAGTTAGTGGAGAATAAAATGTTTAGGGAGGCTGTAATTTTCGCATACCAACTCTTTATAAGGTCCTTAAATATTAAAAGATCCTATACACCTAGAGAAATATGTAAAGTATACAGGGAAATTCCAGGGATAAAAACTATTACAGAGATATTTGAAAGGATATACTATGGAGATATACCTCCTACTAAAAAAGATGTTGAAGAATATGAGAGATTCCTCAGGGAAAAGGAAGGTAATTAA